One segment of Engraulis encrasicolus isolate BLACKSEA-1 chromosome 7, IST_EnEncr_1.0, whole genome shotgun sequence DNA contains the following:
- the anapc13 gene encoding anaphase-promoting complex subunit 13, with translation MDSEVQRDGRVLDLTDDAWREDRLPYEDVKIPLSELPEAEQDNGGSTESVKEQEMKWTDLALQSLHI, from the exons ATGGACAGCGAAGTGCAGCGCGACGGGAGAGTCCTCGATCTAACAGATGACGCCTGGCGAGAGGACCGCCTGCCGTACGAGGACGTCAAAATACCGCTG agcgaGCTGCCAGAGGCTGAACAGGATAATGGGGGATCCACGGAGTCGGTCAAAGAACAAGAGATGAAGTGGACAGACCTGGCCCTGCAGAGCCTacacatctaa